In a single window of the Tigriopus californicus strain San Diego chromosome 2, Tcal_SD_v2.1, whole genome shotgun sequence genome:
- the LOC131893131 gene encoding uncharacterized protein LOC131893131, with amino-acid sequence MSKRVLEDALNGWNWHEIYKLDDVESIHHLLALRTGVEPSDDHNHYRTFITFGRKPRKLHAGALQHGIVGSNYDDELAGCSQEDRRFLSIVQQGVHVNEKGNLEMPLPFKKDDSHLPNNQIPFFRRTKRTLDKFSEQSQRLEPCLMAMGTAIRANHVEPVPKNDLKVMDGKEWCFPVFPVFNPKKSKPRLSLTVWRSIVT; translated from the exons ATGTCTAAGCGTGTTTTAGAGGATGCATTAAATGGGTGGAACTGGCACGAAATTTATAAGTTGGATGACGTGGAGAGCATCCATCACTTATTG GCCCTTCGTACTGGTGTAGAGCCTTCGGATGATCACAACCACTATCGAACATTCATTACCTTTGGCCGGAAGCCACGCAAGCTTCATGCAGGGGCCCTCCAACACGGCATAGTTGGCTCTAACTATGACGATGAGTTGGCTGGATGTTCACAAGAGGACCGGCGATTCTTGAGTATTGTTCAGCAAGGTGTACACGTAAACGAGAAAGGAAATCTGGAAATGCCTCTCCCATTCAAGAAAGACGACTCTCATTTACCTAACAATCAGATCCCATTTTTTCGTCGAACCAAGCGTACCTTGGACAAGTTCAGTGAACAATCTCAAAGACTAGAGCCTTGTTTGATGGCTATGGGCACCGCTATACGAGCAAACCACGTCGAACCCGTTCCTAAGAACGATCTCAAGGTTATGGATGGAAAGGAATGGTGTTTCCCCGTGTTTCCTGTTTTCAACCCAAAGAAATCCAAACCACGCCTTTCTTTGACTGTTTGGCGGTCCATAGTGACGTGA